The Schistocerca cancellata isolate TAMUIC-IGC-003103 chromosome 4, iqSchCanc2.1, whole genome shotgun sequence genome contains a region encoding:
- the LOC126183420 gene encoding 5'-nucleotidase domain-containing protein 1 encodes MFNSEVFLKIRRVFSVLVAGCRFHSVKNRSQQTQEAVLPYVVSVRNYTRFGTHICDIFSNGRMSVSKMTEHNCFKFTDYDWIGFDLDNTLCKYNVENMMKMEYDVLSKFLVDSKGYPEKHLLKPVDDNFNYIRKGVMIDFDKGNLLQIGKGGKVLRACHGTRVLTNNEIIEYYGQDRMWKLAGEFYEDMLGAWNGPLSLKLRTVLDSFDMPASLAFARIIDTLDEKEGRELDKYNVWPDVLDGLYFMYQREHFGTDTGGYFPSMKTAPEQYIYRCSDNVTSWLKSLKKQARTFLLTGSNVDFASFVARNSLGDNWVEFFDIVICFARKPGFFTASREFIATEDGKETVSVTVNDLQLNKVYSQGNWKELRQVFSKTVGKQNPRCLYVGDNLIQDIYVPSKYVDLDTVAVVDNMLEEEQQVSVDSSRSGVSSSRPWASYFGCESHGISIWSDIIRKHSKICVPSVDVLANRPVDYLWTSFIFEDHNCKEHGFHPEAPIIFR; translated from the coding sequence ATGTTCAATAGTGAAGTTTTCCTGAAGATTAGAAGAGTGTTTTCAGTACTTGTAGCAGGTTGTCGGTTTCATTCTGTGAAGAACAGAAGTCAACAAACACAGGAAGCAGTATTGCCTTACGTGGTTTCAGTTAGGAACTACACACGTTTTGGCACAcatatttgtgacatattttctaacGGACGTATGAGCGTATCTAAAATGACGGAACACAACTGTTTCAAGTTCACAGATTACGATTGGATTGGTTTTGATTTAGACAATACGCTGTGTAAATACAATGTAGAGAATATGATGAAAATGGAGTATGATGTCTTGTCGAAATTTCTTGTCGACAGCAAGGGGTACCCCGAAAAGCACTTATTGAAACCTGTTGATGATAACTTCAATTACATTAGGAAAGGGGTGATGATTGATTTTGATAAAGGTAATCTTTTACAAATCGGCAAGGGCGGGAAAGTTCTTCGGGCATGCCACGGTACCAGAGTGTTGACCAACAATGAAATAATCGAATATTATGGACAAGACAGAATGTGGAAATTGGCTGGGGAATTTTACGAGGACATGCTCGGTGCATGGAATGGTCCGCTGTCACTCAAATTAAGAACTGTTCTGGATAGCTTTGATATGCCTGCCTCCCTTGCATTTGCCCGCATAATAGATACATTAGATGAAAAAGAAGGACGAGAACTAGATAAGTATAATGTTTGGCCTGATGTGCTAGACGGTTTATATTTCATGTATCAAAGAGAACACTTTGGCACGGATACTGGCGGTTACTTTCCTTCCATGAAAACGGCTCCTGAACAGTATATTTACCGATGCAGTGATAACGTAACCTCTTGGCTGAAAAGTCTGAAGAAACAAGCAAGAACTTTTTTATTAACTGGTTCAAATGTCGATTTTGCATCATTTGTGGCACGGAATTCTTTAGGCGACAACTGGGTCGAATTTTTCGATATAGTCATTTGTTTCGCCAGGAAGCCTGGATTTTTTACAGCCTCAAGAGAATTTATCGCAACTGAAGATGGTAAGGAAACTGTATCTGTGACTGTTAATGATCTGCAATTGAATAAAGTTTACAGTCAGGGCAACTGGAAGGAACTGAGACAAGTTTTCTCCAAAACTGTAGGAAAACAAAATCCCAGATGTTTATATGTAGGAGACAACTTGATCCAGGATATATATGTACCATCAAAATACGTGGATTTAGATACAGTTGCAGTTGTGGACAATATGTTGGAAGAAGAGCAGCAAGTGTCTGTCGACAGCAGCAGGTCAGGGGTATCGTCTTCACGGCCTTGGGCATCTTATTTCGGTTGTGAAAGCCATGGTATTAGTATATGGAGTGATATTATACGTAAACATTCAAAAATATGCGTACCGAGTGTTGATGTCCTTGCAAACCGTCCGGTTGATTACTTGTGGACTTCATTTATATTTGAAGATCATAATTGCAAAGAACATGGTTTCCATCCAGAAGCCCCCATAATTTTTCGTTGA